The proteins below come from a single Halothiobacillus neapolitanus c2 genomic window:
- the gcvH gene encoding glycine cleavage system protein GcvH produces MTVPIDRRYGPTHEWYLLEDDLLVLGVTEQGQALLGDVVFAQLPDVGSHVQRGQACATLESVKAASDVICPVDGVVIAVNSALSDSPELINDDPFDTGWILHIHPSGSPDEWMSPEEYLAQAE; encoded by the coding sequence ATGACCGTGCCTATTGATCGCCGTTATGGTCCGACACATGAGTGGTATTTGCTTGAAGACGATCTGCTTGTTCTGGGTGTAACCGAACAGGGACAAGCGTTACTTGGTGATGTCGTGTTCGCCCAATTGCCCGATGTCGGTTCACATGTTCAGCGTGGGCAGGCTTGTGCCACATTGGAATCGGTGAAAGCAGCTTCGGATGTGATCTGCCCGGTTGATGGTGTCGTCATCGCTGTGAATTCGGCACTTTCAGATTCCCCTGAGTTGATCAACGATGATCCGTTCGATACAGGTTGGATTCTCCACATACACCCATCAGGTTCTCCGGATGAGTGGATGTCTCCCGAAGAATATCTGGCACAAGCTGAATAG
- the gatC gene encoding Asp-tRNA(Asn)/Glu-tRNA(Gln) amidotransferase subunit GatC: MSLNSSQLKHVAHLSRIALEESKIPALVHDLNAILAFAEQLKDSRLDDLAPMAHPLDQQQPLRADAVTETNQRDQLQKGAPAKDRGLFLVPKVIE; this comes from the coding sequence ATGTCGCTGAACTCATCGCAACTGAAACACGTTGCGCATTTATCACGCATCGCACTTGAAGAGTCGAAAATCCCTGCTTTGGTGCATGATCTCAATGCCATTCTGGCGTTCGCAGAACAACTCAAGGATAGTCGCCTTGATGACTTGGCCCCCATGGCCCACCCGCTCGATCAACAGCAACCGTTGCGTGCGGATGCGGTAACCGAAACCAACCAGCGTGACCAACTCCAAAAAGGAGCGCCCGCCAAAGATCGCGGATTGTTCCTGGTACCCAAAGTCATTGAGTAG
- a CDS encoding Hsp33 family molecular chaperone HslO has protein sequence MSESLPERSILTADQLYRFGLATGKVRGVAVSLDESWRAAGEHHDYPPAVAQLLGQCVAAAMTMVATLKFDGRLILQFRGEGPVSLLVVQARSDLSYRVTAQWSESLVGDVLDQSIQTLFGAGQLALTIEPDEGVRYQSLVPIEGTQIAEALEGYFRQSEQLPTRLVLSADSERAVGLLIQQVPGEGGTPMVRASAADADFEHLSIMADTLLTPQGRAEFQSTDMPTILHRLFHQDALVLTQLSDVRFFCGCSRAGVGAMLRSLGREELNAAQRDGDEKGYVAVRCEFCGANYRFDAVDVEQLLLDDSVSPPDSTRH, from the coding sequence ATGAGTGAATCCCTGCCTGAGCGTTCGATTCTGACGGCCGACCAGCTTTATCGCTTCGGTCTTGCCACCGGCAAAGTTCGGGGTGTTGCGGTCAGCCTCGACGAGAGCTGGCGAGCTGCTGGCGAACACCATGACTATCCGCCAGCAGTGGCGCAGTTGCTGGGCCAATGTGTCGCCGCTGCCATGACGATGGTGGCCACCTTGAAATTCGATGGCCGACTGATTCTGCAATTTCGCGGTGAAGGCCCCGTTTCCCTGCTGGTGGTTCAGGCGCGTTCGGACCTGAGTTACCGCGTGACGGCACAGTGGTCCGAATCGCTGGTGGGCGACGTGTTGGATCAATCCATCCAGACGCTGTTCGGGGCAGGTCAGCTCGCGTTGACCATCGAACCGGATGAAGGCGTGCGTTACCAATCTCTGGTGCCGATAGAAGGCACACAGATCGCCGAAGCGCTGGAAGGTTATTTCAGGCAATCGGAGCAGTTGCCGACGCGACTCGTGCTCAGTGCCGATTCCGAACGTGCCGTGGGGCTCCTCATCCAGCAAGTGCCGGGCGAGGGTGGCACCCCGATGGTGCGCGCTTCTGCCGCTGACGCTGATTTTGAACACTTGTCGATCATGGCCGATACCTTGCTGACCCCACAGGGGCGCGCGGAATTTCAATCCACGGACATGCCGACCATTCTCCATCGTCTGTTTCATCAGGACGCACTGGTGTTGACCCAACTGTCGGATGTTCGCTTTTTTTGCGGTTGCTCACGCGCGGGTGTCGGTGCCATGCTGCGCTCATTGGGTCGTGAAGAGTTGAACGCCGCACAGCGGGATGGCGACGAGAAGGGTTATGTGGCGGTGCGTTGCGAATTTTGTGGCGCGAACTATCGGTTCGATGCGGTCGATGTGGAGCAATTGTTGCTAGATGATTCGGTTAGTCCACCTGATTCCACACGGCACTAG
- a CDS encoding diacylglycerol kinase codes for MASENLGIKRIMLAAKYSWQGFRVAYRKEEAFRQEIWLAMFAIPLGLYLGQTGIERGMLVGSILLILIVELLNTGIENVVDRVGLDPHKLSGRAKDMGSAAVFLSIVMAAVIWALILWPQLVGH; via the coding sequence ATGGCATCTGAAAACCTGGGCATCAAACGCATCATGCTGGCCGCCAAATATTCCTGGCAAGGTTTCCGAGTGGCTTATCGCAAGGAAGAGGCGTTCCGGCAGGAAATCTGGCTGGCAATGTTCGCGATTCCTTTGGGGCTCTATCTGGGGCAAACAGGAATCGAAAGGGGAATGCTCGTTGGCTCCATTCTGCTGATTCTGATCGTCGAGCTTTTGAACACGGGTATTGAGAATGTAGTGGACCGCGTCGGTCTGGATCCGCACAAACTATCCGGACGCGCCAAGGACATGGGGTCGGCTGCAGTTTTTCTATCTATAGTGATGGCTGCTGTGATCTGGGCGCTTATTCTGTGGCCTCAGCTGGTTGGTCATTAG
- the gatB gene encoding Asp-tRNA(Asn)/Glu-tRNA(Gln) amidotransferase subunit GatB, with translation MSSMNGWETVIGLEIHAQLATKSKIFSGASTAFGAEPNVQACAVDLGLPGVLPVLNAEAVHMAALFGLAIGAHVAPVSTFDRKNYFYPDLPKGYQISQLAQPIVSGGSVTITTGEGEKAVNKTINLTRAHLEEDAGKSLHEDFAGMTGIDLNRAGTPLIEIVSEPEMRSSAEAVAYARKVHAIVQYLGICDGNMQEGSFRVDANVSVRPKGETKLGTRTEIKNVNSFRFLERAIDYEITRQIELIEDGGTVQQQTRLYDPDKDETRMMRTKEAADDYRYFPDPDLLPVVIDQALLAEWKASLPELPDAKAARYQSDYGLSPYDAGVLTSARAIATYFEQTLNSMGAAADAKLCANWVTGALAAQLNKANLGIEQSPVSSDALAGLLLRVADNTLSNKLAKEVFDAMWAGEGDADSIIDARGLKQITDSSAIEAMVDEILAANPGKVAEYRSGKDKLFGFFVGQVMKAAQGKANPQQLNEVLKARLGPSEGSS, from the coding sequence ATGAGCAGCATGAACGGATGGGAAACGGTTATCGGGCTTGAGATTCACGCGCAACTGGCCACGAAATCGAAAATATTTTCCGGCGCGTCGACTGCCTTCGGTGCCGAACCGAATGTGCAGGCTTGTGCGGTCGATCTGGGCTTGCCGGGTGTTTTGCCCGTACTGAATGCCGAAGCGGTGCACATGGCAGCGTTATTTGGCTTGGCGATCGGTGCGCATGTGGCGCCGGTATCGACGTTTGATCGCAAGAATTATTTCTACCCGGATTTGCCCAAGGGCTATCAGATCAGTCAGCTGGCACAGCCGATTGTCAGCGGCGGCTCGGTCACAATCACTACCGGTGAGGGCGAAAAGGCCGTCAACAAGACGATCAATCTAACCCGCGCGCATCTAGAAGAAGATGCGGGCAAGAGCCTGCATGAGGATTTTGCGGGCATGACCGGTATCGACTTGAATCGTGCGGGCACGCCGTTGATCGAAATCGTCTCCGAGCCGGAAATGCGTTCCTCGGCCGAAGCGGTGGCCTATGCCCGCAAGGTCCATGCGATTGTGCAATATCTCGGGATTTGTGACGGCAACATGCAGGAAGGCTCGTTCCGCGTGGATGCCAATGTTTCCGTTCGCCCGAAAGGTGAAACGAAGCTGGGTACGCGCACGGAAATCAAGAACGTGAACTCCTTCCGCTTCCTTGAGCGGGCGATCGATTACGAGATCACCCGTCAGATCGAATTGATCGAAGATGGTGGTACGGTGCAGCAGCAAACACGGCTGTACGATCCGGATAAGGATGAGACTCGCATGATGCGTACCAAGGAAGCGGCGGACGATTATCGCTATTTCCCCGATCCGGACTTACTGCCCGTTGTGATCGACCAGGCTCTGTTGGCCGAATGGAAGGCCAGCCTGCCGGAACTGCCGGATGCCAAGGCCGCCCGATACCAAAGCGACTATGGCCTCTCACCCTATGATGCCGGCGTGCTCACCAGCGCGCGGGCGATTGCGACGTACTTCGAGCAGACGCTGAATAGCATGGGTGCCGCCGCCGATGCCAAACTCTGTGCCAACTGGGTGACCGGTGCATTGGCCGCCCAGCTCAATAAAGCGAACCTTGGGATTGAACAAAGCCCGGTATCGTCCGATGCATTGGCCGGGCTCTTGTTGCGTGTGGCAGACAATACGTTGTCGAACAAGCTCGCTAAGGAAGTCTTCGATGCCATGTGGGCGGGTGAGGGCGATGCCGATTCGATTATCGACGCACGGGGCTTGAAGCAGATTACCGACAGTTCGGCGATCGAAGCCATGGTTGACGAGATATTGGCAGCAAACCCGGGCAAGGTTGCCGAATACCGCAGTGGCAAGGACAAACTGTTTGGGTTCTTCGTCGGTCAGGTGATGAAGGCCGCCCAAGGCAAGGCGAATCCCCAACAGCTCAATGAGGTGCTCAAAGCACGGCTGGGTCCTTCGGAGGGTTCTTCATGA
- the mreC gene encoding rod shape-determining protein MreC has product MTLFESHRPGITKLLILVLLSVFLMALDRAGSSWVKNINSGIGGLTDGIARIVHAPAVWGTNLSLFLESKTEQVKKIRALEEENLLLKGQMQQFFDLQTQLNELRKLLHGQSKEVPNVLLARLIAVNDNPEQRTFTINRGIRDGVKPGQPVIDGQGIIGQVLRSSLTGAVVLEVDSRRHALSVAVGDTGFVGIVKGTDQREALTMNRIPERFNVKVGDLLTTSGLDGVFPQGYPVARVTQVQDERSQAFVNITARPVADLDHISQVLVLTDPPDAPPPPNSKAEQASVVSLPSQRLIDTTQDTEPRAPNFLPPSFSTPPVTQTQSGQEKPHAQ; this is encoded by the coding sequence GTGACCTTATTCGAGTCACATCGCCCCGGTATTACCAAGCTTTTAATCTTGGTGTTGCTGTCTGTTTTTCTGATGGCGCTGGATCGAGCAGGAAGCTCATGGGTCAAAAACATCAATAGCGGGATTGGCGGCCTGACCGATGGCATTGCCCGTATTGTGCATGCGCCCGCCGTATGGGGAACAAATCTTTCCCTTTTTCTTGAAAGCAAAACAGAACAGGTCAAAAAGATACGCGCGCTTGAAGAGGAGAACCTTCTGCTCAAAGGGCAAATGCAGCAGTTTTTTGATCTACAAACACAATTGAATGAGCTCAGAAAACTACTGCATGGTCAGAGCAAAGAAGTTCCCAACGTTTTGCTGGCTCGTTTGATCGCCGTGAACGACAACCCCGAACAGCGAACATTCACGATCAATCGCGGTATTCGCGATGGCGTCAAACCGGGCCAACCCGTTATTGATGGCCAAGGAATTATTGGGCAGGTTTTAAGAAGTTCGTTGACGGGCGCGGTCGTTCTTGAAGTTGACTCTCGCAGACACGCGCTATCTGTTGCTGTCGGCGACACGGGCTTTGTTGGCATTGTCAAAGGAACCGATCAACGCGAAGCCCTGACCATGAACCGTATTCCCGAACGATTCAATGTCAAAGTCGGCGATCTACTGACCACCTCAGGACTGGACGGCGTGTTCCCTCAGGGTTATCCCGTTGCACGCGTCACTCAGGTTCAGGATGAACGCAGTCAAGCCTTCGTCAACATTACGGCCCGCCCCGTGGCCGACCTTGATCATATCAGCCAGGTATTGGTTCTGACCGATCCACCGGATGCCCCGCCGCCGCCCAACAGCAAGGCTGAACAGGCTTCTGTCGTGTCACTTCCTTCGCAGCGTCTGATAGACACGACCCAAGATACTGAGCCTCGTGCACCAAACTTTCTCCCGCCGAGCTTTAGCACGCCTCCTGTGACTCAGACTCAATCCGGACAGGAGAAACCACATGCGCAATAA
- the gatA gene encoding Asp-tRNA(Asn)/Glu-tRNA(Gln) amidotransferase subunit GatA, translated as MSDYLQSLSHLRAGLDAGAFSARELTQYYLDRMTRFDGALNAFITPTPELALAAATQADQRLAAGERGPLLGIPYAHKDIFCTAGVRTTCASKMLGDWVAPYDATVHQKLSTAGAVMLGKTNMDEFAMGSSNENSAFGAVKNPWDHAAVPGGSSGGSAAAVAARLVPVATGTDTGGSIRQPAAYCGITGIKPTYGRVSRFGMIAYASSLDQGGVLAGSAEDCALMLQAMAGHDPRDSTSANQPVPDYVTELDQPLVGLRLGVPRQWFTAGLDSVVAARIETAIAELESMGAQRVDIDLPDAELALAAYYLIAPAEASSNLSRFDGVRFGYRCAEPRDLNDLYERSRSEGFGEEVQRRILIGTYALSAGYYDAFYGRAQKARRQIAANFEAAFRDCDVIAGPVAPTVAFDLGAHVSDPATMYLEDIYTIPVNLAGLPGMSVPVGFSGSRPVGMQLIGSPFTEGRLLAVAHQYQQRTDWHQQIPAAYREGAA; from the coding sequence GTGTCTGATTATTTGCAATCGTTAAGTCATTTACGAGCCGGTCTTGATGCCGGTGCGTTTTCCGCCCGTGAATTGACTCAGTACTATCTTGATCGAATGACTCGTTTTGATGGCGCGCTCAATGCCTTCATCACCCCGACACCTGAACTTGCATTGGCCGCGGCGACCCAGGCCGATCAGCGATTGGCTGCGGGTGAGCGCGGACCATTGCTTGGCATCCCTTACGCCCATAAGGATATTTTCTGCACCGCTGGCGTGCGCACGACCTGTGCCTCCAAAATGCTGGGTGATTGGGTCGCCCCTTACGACGCGACAGTTCATCAGAAACTCAGCACCGCCGGTGCCGTAATGTTAGGCAAGACCAATATGGATGAGTTCGCCATGGGGTCATCCAATGAAAATTCGGCCTTCGGTGCGGTGAAAAATCCCTGGGACCATGCGGCAGTACCGGGCGGGTCCTCCGGGGGTTCGGCCGCCGCAGTCGCTGCTCGGTTGGTTCCCGTGGCGACGGGAACGGATACGGGCGGTTCTATTCGTCAGCCAGCGGCATATTGTGGTATCACCGGCATCAAGCCGACCTATGGCCGAGTTTCTCGTTTTGGAATGATTGCGTATGCCTCAAGTTTGGATCAAGGCGGGGTGCTGGCCGGTTCTGCCGAAGATTGCGCGCTGATGCTGCAAGCCATGGCGGGGCATGATCCGCGCGACTCCACTTCGGCGAACCAGCCCGTGCCAGATTATGTGACCGAGCTCGATCAACCGCTGGTCGGATTGCGTTTGGGTGTGCCAAGACAGTGGTTTACCGCCGGGTTGGATTCGGTCGTCGCGGCACGCATCGAGACAGCGATTGCCGAACTCGAATCCATGGGCGCGCAGCGGGTTGATATCGACCTGCCGGATGCGGAACTGGCACTGGCTGCTTATTACCTGATTGCCCCCGCGGAGGCATCTTCGAACCTCTCGCGTTTCGATGGCGTGCGTTTTGGGTACCGTTGTGCCGAGCCACGTGATCTGAATGACCTTTATGAACGAAGCCGTTCGGAAGGTTTTGGTGAAGAAGTACAGCGTCGGATCTTGATTGGCACCTATGCGCTGTCCGCAGGCTATTACGATGCGTTTTATGGTCGAGCACAGAAGGCTCGGCGACAGATTGCGGCCAATTTTGAAGCCGCATTCAGAGACTGTGATGTAATTGCAGGCCCAGTCGCACCCACGGTGGCATTCGACCTAGGTGCGCACGTGAGCGATCCGGCCACCATGTACCTCGAAGATATCTATACCATCCCGGTCAATCTGGCCGGCCTGCCGGGCATGTCCGTACCTGTCGGGTTTTCCGGCAGCCGCCCTGTCGGCATGCAGTTGATCGGTTCTCCTTTCACAGAAGGGCGATTGCTGGCCGTAGCGCATCAGTATCAGCAACGAACGGATTGGCATCAACAGATTCCTGCCGCCTATCGGGAGGGTGCAGCATGA
- the mreD gene encoding rod shape-determining protein MreD, which yields MRNKWAMIPLSLLVALILTVEPSVPLYQHYSPQWLLLTVLYWCIREPNSVGLIVAWMSGLVLDVASVGLLGANALLFTLSAAVVLGLRQMLFFTGPVQQALFVAGLSAIYLLLSLWMQGGISDLTMLLHNLVRVASNLVAWPIILMVFHLLRRRY from the coding sequence ATGCGCAATAAATGGGCGATGATCCCGCTCAGCTTGCTGGTGGCTCTCATCCTGACCGTTGAGCCCAGTGTGCCACTGTATCAGCACTATTCACCACAATGGCTGCTGTTGACCGTTCTGTACTGGTGTATTCGAGAACCAAATTCGGTTGGACTCATTGTCGCCTGGATGTCTGGACTGGTTCTGGATGTTGCGAGCGTAGGATTACTAGGGGCGAATGCACTTTTGTTCACCCTAAGCGCGGCCGTGGTGCTCGGTTTAAGGCAGATGCTTTTCTTTACCGGCCCTGTACAGCAGGCACTGTTCGTTGCTGGTTTGAGCGCTATCTACTTGCTGTTGTCACTTTGGATGCAGGGTGGAATTTCCGACCTGACCATGCTTTTGCACAATCTGGTACGCGTAGCGAGCAATCTGGTTGCCTGGCCAATTATCTTGATGGTTTTTCACCTGCTCCGCAGACGATATTGA
- a CDS encoding rod shape-determining protein — protein MLKRFRGIFSTDLSIDLGTANTLIYVSGRGIVLDEPSVVALRNDGGQTAIQAYGLEAKQMVGRTPKSIQAVRPLRDGVIADFHVTEKMLQHFIKKVHSSHWFRPSPRVLVCVPVGATQVERRAIRESVLSAGARKAYIIEEPMAAAIGAGINVDEPRGSMVVDIGGGTSEVGVISLDGIVYSSSVRIGGDKFDESIIAFVRRHYGILIGEATAERIKKEIGSAYPGKELLEIDVKGRNLAEGVPRSFTLNSNEILEALNEPLYGIVQAVRTALEQTPPELGSDIAERGIVLTGGGALLRDIDKLIREETGLPVVIAEDPLTCVARGGGKVLELIDQRHSSLFAAE, from the coding sequence ATGCTCAAACGTTTCCGCGGCATTTTCTCAACTGACCTCTCCATCGATTTGGGTACGGCCAATACCCTGATTTACGTCAGCGGTCGCGGAATTGTGCTGGATGAGCCGTCGGTCGTGGCTCTGAGAAACGATGGCGGCCAAACCGCCATCCAGGCGTATGGTCTCGAAGCCAAGCAAATGGTCGGACGCACGCCCAAATCCATTCAGGCGGTCCGCCCATTGCGCGATGGCGTAATCGCAGACTTCCACGTGACCGAAAAAATGCTCCAGCATTTCATCAAGAAGGTGCATTCCAGCCACTGGTTTCGCCCGAGCCCTCGTGTATTGGTCTGCGTGCCTGTCGGTGCAACCCAGGTGGAACGCCGCGCTATTCGTGAATCCGTGCTGAGCGCGGGGGCTCGAAAGGCATATATCATCGAAGAACCCATGGCCGCCGCGATTGGTGCCGGCATCAATGTAGATGAGCCACGAGGCTCCATGGTGGTCGACATTGGCGGTGGCACATCGGAAGTCGGTGTGATTTCACTCGACGGCATTGTGTACTCCTCATCGGTGCGTATTGGCGGAGACAAATTCGACGAAAGCATCATCGCGTTCGTGCGTCGTCACTACGGCATTCTTATCGGTGAAGCCACTGCGGAACGAATCAAGAAAGAAATCGGTTCTGCCTATCCAGGGAAAGAACTGCTAGAAATCGACGTCAAGGGGCGCAATCTGGCCGAAGGCGTGCCGCGCAGCTTTACACTAAACAGCAATGAAATCCTCGAAGCGCTGAACGAACCGCTGTACGGCATCGTTCAGGCCGTGCGCACCGCCTTGGAACAAACACCGCCTGAGCTGGGTTCGGATATCGCTGAACGCGGCATCGTGCTTACCGGCGGCGGCGCCCTGCTTCGCGATATCGACAAACTGATCCGCGAAGAAACCGGTTTGCCCGTCGTGATTGCCGAAGATCCGCTCACCTGCGTTGCGCGCGGCGGCGGCAAGGTGCTCGAACTCATCGATCAGCGCCACAGCTCGCTGTTTGCCGCTGAATAA
- a CDS encoding glycoside hydrolase family 15 protein yields MKQTVHPADRIAYLDALFEEVRINILNRQHPISGLLPASTAVNAHGDYTDAWVRDNVYSILAAWGLGIAYRRVDSADARAYELEQATVKNMRGLLTAMMRQSDRVERFKLRQQPTDALHAKYDTATGLAVVGDDAWGHLQLDATSLFVLMLVQMTLSGLKIIATRDEVNFIQNLVWYLSRAYATPDFGIWERGNKINHGQRELNASSLGMVLAALEAVHGFDLFGGDGDDNSRVFVLADDIARTEMTLNAILPRESGSKEVDAALLSIVGFPAFAIRDRQKAEAVDTAVRQKLTGRFGCKRFLRDGHQTVLEDELKLHYEPEELETFAGIESEWPLFFTYQLINHLFAGNHEAAEATNQQLMRAAVERDGLWLLPELYFVLPEDIEEERRNPGSTDRSPNDNQPLVWAQSLWVLGRLLLCGAIDVSDLDPINRRHQLRGLETTRAVSIALIAETPAVDSALVEMGSDQHTLLGESRVRIGSVRSLIEKLVDLGANERLGLSGRPRRRILSLSTAKVYEIEGQQWLIVPQLFDTDIFYLTQDLGILVQELRSTIQYLHQFWQQPGRPILTIMISEWMLKSPDFGVLLSFLRDEVMRGEIFGVPVHLDRVEALVSRGHRIRLAGRMTGWAVRAQTRGLNPKLEAELQRSKRINWTADDSDARLVELLRVPASPDERMKIAQELASRHENLDVAISDHSGHSWVLRELVEDVFRLAQQVRAWGAMRRSAELLGKVDAYLDVSLMDLLVRQKRLAVGRSYTSKALISDPISNFEILKRIRKFCGDDPRERILTQELIVHLGGRIRAEPDLFDNVITLRIGPLLQTLIALTAREKSMAPSAAFDWLMEQPPSVISRKLRAALTWQGGPSRLESIRLADGSVHFDGLKFQAADDPESTASDWLQWRMIEGAIGRLPDTFYSGVWTLMAHTPALVIGDRYNPRNTLDSALLRSQSTAGEKNFALTVEHILNRIAAPEYRHLVIEALEALMLVTQKNPGLQLQDALIIDVLIGHAVRLAWCRGQQGDHPPYDEVRDQAWSAFYQLPPHQVAYYVTDALETLLGMADAPEVGVEEVDG; encoded by the coding sequence ATGAAGCAGACCGTGCACCCGGCAGATCGAATCGCGTATCTCGATGCGTTATTTGAAGAAGTCCGCATCAATATCCTGAACCGCCAGCACCCGATCAGCGGGCTGTTGCCAGCCAGTACGGCGGTCAATGCGCATGGCGATTACACCGATGCCTGGGTGCGGGATAACGTGTACAGCATTCTGGCCGCCTGGGGGTTGGGCATTGCCTATCGTCGCGTCGATAGCGCCGATGCCCGCGCCTATGAATTGGAACAGGCCACCGTCAAAAACATGCGCGGTTTATTGACCGCAATGATGCGCCAATCTGATCGGGTGGAGCGATTCAAGCTTCGTCAGCAACCGACCGACGCATTGCATGCCAAATACGATACCGCCACCGGGCTGGCTGTCGTTGGCGACGATGCCTGGGGGCACCTGCAACTGGACGCCACCTCGCTGTTTGTACTCATGCTGGTGCAAATGACGCTCAGCGGTTTGAAAATCATTGCGACACGCGATGAAGTCAATTTTATCCAGAATCTGGTCTGGTACCTATCGCGTGCCTACGCTACACCGGATTTCGGTATCTGGGAACGGGGCAATAAGATCAATCACGGTCAGCGTGAATTGAATGCCAGTTCGCTCGGCATGGTGCTGGCCGCGCTTGAAGCGGTGCACGGATTTGACCTGTTCGGCGGTGATGGCGATGACAACAGCCGGGTGTTCGTGCTCGCGGACGACATCGCCCGGACCGAAATGACACTCAATGCCATTTTGCCGCGTGAATCCGGGTCCAAAGAAGTTGATGCGGCGTTGTTGTCCATTGTGGGTTTTCCTGCATTCGCCATACGTGATCGGCAGAAAGCAGAAGCCGTCGACACTGCCGTGCGTCAGAAACTGACCGGCCGGTTCGGCTGCAAGCGCTTTCTGCGCGATGGTCATCAAACCGTTCTGGAAGACGAGTTGAAGCTGCATTACGAACCCGAGGAGCTTGAGACCTTTGCCGGTATCGAATCCGAATGGCCGCTGTTTTTCACCTATCAACTCATCAATCATCTGTTCGCAGGGAACCATGAAGCGGCAGAGGCCACAAACCAGCAGTTGATGCGGGCCGCAGTCGAGCGCGATGGCCTCTGGCTTCTTCCGGAGCTGTATTTTGTTTTGCCCGAAGATATCGAGGAAGAGCGGCGCAATCCCGGCTCGACGGACCGTTCACCCAATGACAACCAACCCCTTGTATGGGCGCAGAGCCTCTGGGTGCTCGGCCGACTGTTGCTCTGCGGCGCGATCGATGTCAGTGATCTTGATCCCATCAACCGTCGGCATCAACTCCGAGGACTGGAAACAACCCGGGCTGTTTCAATTGCACTGATTGCAGAAACACCGGCTGTCGATTCGGCATTGGTGGAAATGGGCTCCGATCAACATACGCTTCTTGGTGAATCGAGGGTGCGAATCGGATCGGTTCGATCGCTGATTGAAAAACTCGTCGATCTGGGTGCGAACGAGCGGCTTGGTCTCAGTGGTCGGCCGCGTCGTCGTATCCTGAGTCTGAGCACTGCCAAAGTGTATGAAATTGAGGGTCAACAATGGCTTATTGTTCCCCAACTCTTTGATACGGATATTTTTTATCTGACTCAGGATCTGGGGATATTAGTCCAGGAACTGCGTTCAACCATTCAGTATCTGCATCAGTTCTGGCAACAACCGGGTCGCCCGATTCTGACCATCATGATCAGCGAATGGATGCTCAAATCTCCCGATTTCGGCGTGTTGCTGAGCTTCCTTCGCGATGAAGTGATGCGTGGCGAGATCTTCGGAGTGCCGGTGCATCTGGATCGAGTAGAGGCTTTGGTTTCTCGCGGTCATCGCATTCGTTTGGCCGGAAGAATGACCGGCTGGGCCGTACGGGCGCAAACGCGCGGTTTGAATCCGAAACTCGAAGCCGAATTACAACGGAGTAAGCGAATAAACTGGACCGCGGATGATTCCGATGCGCGGCTTGTCGAACTGTTGCGCGTTCCCGCTTCGCCTGATGAACGCATGAAAATCGCCCAAGAGCTTGCCAGCCGACATGAGAATCTGGATGTTGCCATCTCTGATCACTCGGGGCATTCCTGGGTACTGCGCGAACTGGTCGAGGATGTGTTTCGTCTTGCACAGCAGGTGCGTGCCTGGGGCGCGATGCGCCGAAGTGCCGAATTGCTGGGTAAGGTTGACGCCTATCTCGACGTGTCATTGATGGATCTGCTGGTCCGGCAGAAACGTTTGGCGGTAGGGCGTTCCTATACCAGCAAGGCGCTGATTTCAGACCCGATATCCAACTTTGAAATTTTAAAACGAATCCGTAAGTTCTGTGGTGATGATCCGCGAGAACGCATTCTCACCCAGGAGTTGATTGTTCACCTCGGTGGGCGTATCCGTGCGGAACCAGATCTGTTCGACAATGTAATCACCCTGCGGATCGGACCTTTGTTGCAAACATTGATTGCCTTGACCGCGCGCGAAAAGAGCATGGCGCCCAGCGCGGCGTTCGATTGGTTGATGGAGCAGCCACCCAGCGTGATCAGTCGCAAATTGCGAGCCGCACTGACATGGCAGGGTGGTCCTTCACGGCTCGAATCGATCCGTCTGGCAGATGGTTCCGTACATTTTGATGGTTTGAAGTTTCAGGCGGCAGATGATCCCGAGTCGACGGCATCCGATTGGTTGCAGTGGCGTATGATCGAGGGGGCGATCGGCCGCCTGCCAGACACGTTCTACAGTGGCGTATGGACGTTGATGGCACACACGCCTGCATTGGTCATCGGCGATCGTTACAATCCGCGCAACACTCTGGACAGCGCATTGCTCCGTAGCCAGTCCACTGCCGGAGAAAAGAATTTTGCCCTGACGGTCGAACATATTCTCAATCGCATTGCTGCACCGGAATACCGTCATCTTGTCATCGAAGCGCTAGAGGCACTGATGTTGGTGACGCAGAAAAATCCCGGCCTGCAATTGCAAGATGCGCTGATTATCGATGTGCTGATTGGCCATGCGGTTCGATTGGCCTGGTGTCGTGGGCAGCAGGGTGATCATCCCCCCTACGACGAGGTACGTGACCAGGCCTGGAGCGCGTTTTATCAGCTACCGCCGCATCAGGTGGCATACTATGTTACCGATGCGCTTGAAACATTGTTGGGTATGGCGGATGCTCCTGAAGTTGGCGTCGAGGAGGTTGACGGATGA